A region from the Strix uralensis isolate ZFMK-TIS-50842 chromosome 24, bStrUra1, whole genome shotgun sequence genome encodes:
- the PTPN7 gene encoding tyrosine-protein phosphatase non-receptor type 7 isoform X1, producing the protein MVQACLVCSRVHNGSLTAQAARTDMDKTDKPSPSAKKHVRLQERRGSNVSLMLDMSSLGSVEPIQPVCTPRDITLKFLRTSSHVLRIEELQQQAQSLTQLQEEFSKIPPNFVSPEELEIPGRASKDRYKTILPNPESRVCLRRAGNQEEDSYINANYITGYAGQPREYIATQGPMLNTVTDFWEMVWQEETPLIIMITKLQERKEKCVHYWPEKEGTYGPFTIHVQGMSDCVEYVIRDLSIQLEGECRQVKHILFPSWPDQQTPESAKPLLHLVSKVEETLQAAARPGPIIVHCSAGIGRTGCFIATRIGCQQLKDKGEVDILGIVCRLRIDRGGMIQTSEQYQFLHHTLALYASQLLEAGGH; encoded by the exons ATGGTACAAGCCTGCTTGGTGTGCTCCAGAGTTCACAACGGCAGCCTGACAGCCCAGGCAGCCAGGACAGACATGGACAAGACGGACAAACCCAGTCCCTCTGCCAAGAAGCACGTGCGTCTTCAGGAGAG GAGGGGCTCCAATGTGTCGCTGATGCTGGACATGAGCTCACTAGGGAGTGTGGAGCCCATCCAGCCCGTCTGCACGCCGCGGGACATCACGCTGAAGTTCCTGAGGACATCCAGCCATGTGCTGAGGATAGAGGAGCTTCAGCAACAGGCGCAGAGCCTGACACAGCTCCAGGAGGAGTTTTCG AAAATCCCACCCAACTTCGTCAGTCCGGAGGAGCTGGAGATCCCTGGACGTGCCTCCAAGGACAGATACAAAACCATCCTCCCCA ATCCTGAGAGCCGGGTCTGTCTCAGGAGGGCAGGGAACCAGGAGGAGGACAGCTACATAAATGCCAACTACATCACG GGTTATGCAGGGCAGCCCCGGGAGTACATTGCCACCCAGGGACCCATGCTGAACACCGTGACCGACTTCTGGGAGATGGTGTGGCAGGAGGAGACACCCCTCATCATCATGATAACCAAGCTCCAGGAGCGCAAAGAG aaatgtgtccaCTACTGGCCCGAGAAGGAGGGCACCTATGGCCCATTCACTATCCATGTGCAGGGGATGAGCGACTGTGTGGAGTACGTGATCCGGGATCTCTCCATCCAG CTTGAAGGTGAATGCCGCCAGGTCAAACACATCCTCTTCCCTTCCTGGCCGGACCAGCAGACACCTGAGTCAGCCAAGCCCCTGCTCCACTTGGTGTCCAAGGTGGAGGAGactctgcaggctgcagccagaCCAGGGCCCATCATTGTGCACTGCAG CGCAGGCATCGGCCGGACGGGCTGCTTTATCGCTACCAGGATCGGGTGCCAACAGCTGAAGGACAAGGGGGAGGTGGATATCCTGGGAATCGTGTGCCGTCTGCGCATAGACAG AGGCGGGATGATCCAGACAAGCGAGCAGTACCAGTTCCTCCATCACACACTAGCTCTCTACgcttcccagctgctggaggcgGGAGGCCACTAG
- the PTPN7 gene encoding tyrosine-protein phosphatase non-receptor type 7 isoform X2, which yields MVQACLVCSRVHNGSLTAQAARTDMDKTDKPSPSAKKHVRLQERRGSNVSLMLDMSSLGSVEPIQPVCTPRDITLKFLRTSSHVLRIEELQQQAQSLTQLQEEFSKIPPNFVSPEELEIPGRASKDRYKTILPNPESRVCLRRAGNQEEDSYINANYITKCVHYWPEKEGTYGPFTIHVQGMSDCVEYVIRDLSIQLEGECRQVKHILFPSWPDQQTPESAKPLLHLVSKVEETLQAAARPGPIIVHCSAGIGRTGCFIATRIGCQQLKDKGEVDILGIVCRLRIDRGGMIQTSEQYQFLHHTLALYASQLLEAGGH from the exons ATGGTACAAGCCTGCTTGGTGTGCTCCAGAGTTCACAACGGCAGCCTGACAGCCCAGGCAGCCAGGACAGACATGGACAAGACGGACAAACCCAGTCCCTCTGCCAAGAAGCACGTGCGTCTTCAGGAGAG GAGGGGCTCCAATGTGTCGCTGATGCTGGACATGAGCTCACTAGGGAGTGTGGAGCCCATCCAGCCCGTCTGCACGCCGCGGGACATCACGCTGAAGTTCCTGAGGACATCCAGCCATGTGCTGAGGATAGAGGAGCTTCAGCAACAGGCGCAGAGCCTGACACAGCTCCAGGAGGAGTTTTCG AAAATCCCACCCAACTTCGTCAGTCCGGAGGAGCTGGAGATCCCTGGACGTGCCTCCAAGGACAGATACAAAACCATCCTCCCCA ATCCTGAGAGCCGGGTCTGTCTCAGGAGGGCAGGGAACCAGGAGGAGGACAGCTACATAAATGCCAACTACATCACG aaatgtgtccaCTACTGGCCCGAGAAGGAGGGCACCTATGGCCCATTCACTATCCATGTGCAGGGGATGAGCGACTGTGTGGAGTACGTGATCCGGGATCTCTCCATCCAG CTTGAAGGTGAATGCCGCCAGGTCAAACACATCCTCTTCCCTTCCTGGCCGGACCAGCAGACACCTGAGTCAGCCAAGCCCCTGCTCCACTTGGTGTCCAAGGTGGAGGAGactctgcaggctgcagccagaCCAGGGCCCATCATTGTGCACTGCAG CGCAGGCATCGGCCGGACGGGCTGCTTTATCGCTACCAGGATCGGGTGCCAACAGCTGAAGGACAAGGGGGAGGTGGATATCCTGGGAATCGTGTGCCGTCTGCGCATAGACAG AGGCGGGATGATCCAGACAAGCGAGCAGTACCAGTTCCTCCATCACACACTAGCTCTCTACgcttcccagctgctggaggcgGGAGGCCACTAG